Proteins encoded together in one Cicer arietinum cultivar CDC Frontier isolate Library 1 chromosome 4, Cicar.CDCFrontier_v2.0, whole genome shotgun sequence window:
- the LOC101492548 gene encoding transcription factor SPEECHLESS-like, translating into METQKVPIDDESLLLSDIFSNAEFGGGEDLFSILENVVPPNSTTSSLSDPPQDYETETSFKCKRQKIALTSIEEQNNDGQHRSMSHIAVERNRRKQMNEQLSILRSLMPCFYVKRGDQASIIEGVVDYINELHQLLQCLETKKQRKVYNEVLSPRLLIQSPRISPLSPRKIIPISSPKTPQPWLQPCGGGGGYLSSPTSSANSSINDNINELVANSKSSIADVEVKFSGPHVLLKTISSRIPGQAMRIISALEDLALEIVHLSVSTADETMLNSFTIKIGIECQLSAEELAQQIQQTFC; encoded by the exons ATGGAAACTCAAAAGGTTCCAATAGATGATGAGAGTTTATTACTATCTGATATTTTCAGTAATGCAGAGTTTGGTGGTGGAGAAGATCTTTTTTCCATTTTGGAAAATGTTGTTCCTCCCAACTCAACAACGTCTTCATTAAGTGATCCTCCACAAGATTATGAAACTGAAACATCATTCAAATGCAAGAGACAAAAAATTGCATTAACTTCAATTGAGGAACAAAACAACGATGGACAACATAGATCCATGTCGCATATTGCGGTCGAGCGCAATCGAAGGAAGCAAATGAATGAACAATTGTCGATTTTGAGGTCACTTATGCCTTGCTTTTATGTCAAACGA GGAGACCAAGCATCAATAATTGAAGGAGTAGTTGATTACATAAACGAGTTACATCAACTACTACAATGCCTAGAAACCAAGAAACAAAGAAAAGTTTACAATGAAGTTCTAAGTCCAAGGCTATTAATTCAAAGTCCAAGAATTTCACCACTAAGTCCTAGAAAAATAATACCTATTAGTAGTCCAAAAACTCCACAACCATGGTTGCAACcatgtggtggtggtggtggttatCTTTCATCTCCTACTTCTTCAGCTAATTCTTCCATCAATGACAACATAAATGAACTTGTTGCAAATTCCAAGTCTTCAATTGCTGATGTTGAGGTTAAGTTTTCTGGTCCACATGTGCTTTTGAAAACTATTTCGTCACGAATTCCAGGACAAGCTATGAGAATAATATCCGCTCTTGAAGATCTAGCACTTGAAATCGTTCATCTTAGTGTTAGTACTGCTGATGAAACCATGCTAAACTCGTTCACTATTAAG